From Sodalis glossinidius str. 'morsitans', the proteins below share one genomic window:
- the hupB gene encoding nucleoid-associated protein HU-beta — protein MNKSQLIDKIAAGADISKAAAGRALDAIIGSVTESLQQGDDVALVGFGTFTVRERSARTGRNPQTGKEITIAAAKVPGFRAGKGLKDAVN, from the coding sequence GTGAATAAGTCACAACTGATCGACAAAATTGCCGCAGGTGCTGATATTTCCAAAGCGGCCGCCGGACGAGCGCTGGATGCTATCATCGGTTCGGTTACCGAGTCGCTGCAGCAGGGAGATGACGTTGCGCTGGTCGGGTTTGGCACTTTCACCGTGCGCGAGCGTTCCGCCCGCACCGGACGTAATCCGCAAACCGGTAAAGAAATCACCATCGCTGCCGCCAAGGTTCCGGGCTTCCGTGCCGGTAAAGGGCTGAAAGACGCGGTGAACTGA